A single Blastococcus colisei DNA region contains:
- a CDS encoding class I SAM-dependent methyltransferase has protein sequence MSSHLLDAAQAAPGFMPDDEGRALYEAARTVAVPGPLLEVGSWMGRSALYLAAAARESGRQVVTVDHHRGSEEHQPGWEYHDPSLVDPAVGRIDTLPHFRRTIADAGAEDVVVAVVTRSETLAPLWSTPLALLFLDGSHTEESARRDQDAWVAKLAVGGTLAIHDVFPDPADGGQAPYGVYRRVVGSGDFEELPGTGSLRLLRRLR, from the coding sequence GTGAGCAGCCACCTTCTCGACGCCGCGCAGGCCGCCCCCGGGTTCATGCCCGACGACGAGGGCCGTGCCCTGTACGAGGCCGCGCGGACCGTCGCCGTCCCGGGGCCGCTGCTCGAGGTGGGCAGCTGGATGGGCAGGTCCGCGCTGTACCTGGCGGCCGCGGCGCGGGAGTCCGGACGCCAGGTGGTGACCGTCGACCACCACCGCGGGTCCGAGGAGCACCAGCCGGGCTGGGAGTACCACGACCCGTCGCTGGTCGACCCCGCGGTGGGCCGGATCGACACCCTGCCGCACTTCCGCCGGACCATCGCCGACGCCGGCGCCGAGGACGTCGTCGTCGCCGTCGTCACCCGGTCGGAGACCCTGGCGCCGCTGTGGAGCACGCCGCTGGCACTGCTCTTCCTGGACGGCAGCCACACCGAGGAGTCCGCCCGCCGTGACCAGGACGCCTGGGTGGCCAAGCTGGCCGTCGGCGGCACCCTGGCCATCCACGACGTCTTCCCGGATCCGGCCGACGGCGGGCAGGCGCCCTACGGCGTCTACCGGCGGGTGGTGGGGTCCGGCGACTTCGAGGAGCTGCCCGGCACCGGCTCGCTGCGGCTGCTGCGCCGGCTCCGGTGA
- a CDS encoding TraR/DksA family transcriptional regulator yields MTRRVGEEDALAGERAAALARIEALTREFDGVVAASRASNADDEHDPEGATIAFERQQVVALLDQARRRLADVEAALARRKAGGYGMCEGCARPIAAERLAARPAARTCIDCAR; encoded by the coding sequence GTGACGCGACGGGTGGGTGAGGAGGACGCATTGGCCGGGGAGCGGGCGGCGGCGCTGGCCCGGATCGAGGCGCTGACCCGCGAGTTCGACGGCGTGGTCGCTGCCTCGAGGGCGTCCAACGCCGACGACGAGCACGACCCGGAGGGTGCGACCATCGCCTTCGAGCGACAGCAGGTCGTGGCGCTGCTGGACCAGGCCCGGAGACGGCTGGCCGACGTCGAGGCGGCGCTGGCCCGCCGGAAGGCCGGGGGCTACGGAATGTGCGAGGGCTGCGCCCGGCCGATCGCGGCCGAGCGGCTGGCCGCCCGCCCTGCCGCGCGGACCTGCATCGACTGCGCCCGCTGA
- a CDS encoding glycosyltransferase family 2 protein — MTTAGHDDRATGDRTVGGDPRVAVVVITHQRRDELVQALDRLLVLPEQPRVVVVDNGSTDGTADAVRTRFPQVELVASPENLGAVGRNVGVALLDTPYVAFCDDDTWWEPGSLTVAADVLDAHPRLAVVTAGILVEPGGTEDPIVTELRDSPVRGPDWLPGPALGSFLAGASVLRREAFLEVGGFSERLWLGGEEELMAGDLAAAGWELCYLPQLTVHHQASRARDPHRRRRDGIRNTLWTTWLRRPMRAALRRTAHLLRTVPRDRVTARGLLEAVRGLPWVLRERRVLPPHAEARFAALEEAQRRSTARRYVS, encoded by the coding sequence GTGACGACGGCAGGACACGACGATCGTGCGACCGGCGACCGCACGGTGGGGGGCGACCCGCGGGTCGCCGTCGTCGTCATCACCCACCAGCGGAGGGACGAGCTGGTCCAGGCCCTGGACCGGCTGCTGGTCCTGCCCGAGCAGCCCCGCGTCGTCGTGGTGGACAACGGTTCGACCGACGGCACGGCCGACGCCGTCCGGACCCGGTTCCCGCAGGTGGAGCTCGTCGCCAGCCCGGAGAACCTGGGCGCCGTGGGCCGCAATGTCGGAGTCGCCCTGCTGGACACCCCCTACGTCGCCTTCTGCGACGACGACACGTGGTGGGAACCCGGGTCGCTGACGGTCGCCGCCGACGTGCTCGACGCCCACCCGCGGCTCGCCGTCGTCACCGCGGGCATCCTCGTCGAGCCCGGCGGCACCGAGGACCCGATCGTGACCGAACTGCGGGACTCTCCCGTGCGCGGCCCCGACTGGCTCCCCGGACCGGCGCTCGGGTCGTTCCTCGCCGGCGCATCGGTGCTGCGCCGGGAGGCGTTCCTGGAGGTCGGCGGCTTCTCCGAGCGCCTGTGGCTGGGCGGGGAGGAGGAGCTGATGGCCGGCGACCTCGCCGCGGCCGGCTGGGAGCTGTGCTACCTGCCGCAGCTCACCGTGCACCACCAGGCCAGTCGCGCCCGCGATCCGCACCGGCGCCGTCGCGACGGCATCCGCAACACCCTGTGGACGACGTGGCTGCGGCGCCCGATGCGCGCCGCACTGCGCCGGACGGCCCACCTCCTGCGCACCGTGCCCCGGGACCGGGTGACCGCCCGCGGTCTGCTCGAGGCCGTCCGCGGCCTCCCATGGGTGCTGCGCGAGCGACGGGTGCTGCCGCCACACGCGGAGGCGCGGTTCGCCGCGCTCGAGGAGGCGCAACGCCGCTCCACCGCCCGCCGCTACGTCAGCTGA
- a CDS encoding glycosyltransferase family 2 protein, with amino-acid sequence MTLAPDLTVVVASRNRRTDLLATLPRHEAPVLLVDNASTDGTVDAVRAAHPDVDVLALPTNEGAHGRTLGVARAATRFVAFADDDSWWAPGDLARAVEVMRAHPRLAVLNARILVGPEERLDPVCAEMADSPLGTAADLPGPSLLGFIACGALVRSEAFESVGGFDPVVRFPGEEERLALDLAAAGWGLAYVDSVTVHHHPSTRRDDPGRRRAGIWRSRVLTAVMRHQVPDVAGVVGTAVRSGRPGVEGLLRALPDLPAALRRRRPIPEQVRADLRTLAGGKQ; translated from the coding sequence GTGACTCTCGCCCCCGACCTGACCGTGGTCGTCGCCAGCCGGAACCGGCGCACCGACCTGCTCGCCACCCTCCCGCGTCACGAGGCCCCGGTCCTCCTCGTGGACAACGCCTCCACCGATGGCACCGTCGATGCCGTGCGGGCCGCGCACCCCGACGTCGACGTACTGGCGCTGCCCACCAACGAGGGGGCCCACGGCCGGACGCTGGGTGTGGCCCGGGCGGCTACCCGGTTCGTGGCGTTCGCCGACGACGACTCGTGGTGGGCGCCGGGCGACCTGGCGCGCGCGGTCGAGGTCATGCGCGCCCACCCCCGGCTCGCGGTGCTGAACGCCCGCATCCTGGTCGGCCCGGAGGAGCGTCTCGACCCGGTGTGCGCGGAGATGGCCGACAGCCCGCTGGGCACGGCGGCCGACCTGCCCGGCCCGTCGCTGCTGGGCTTCATCGCCTGCGGGGCCCTCGTGCGGAGCGAGGCGTTCGAGTCCGTCGGCGGCTTCGATCCCGTGGTCCGGTTCCCCGGCGAGGAGGAGCGCCTGGCGCTCGACCTGGCGGCGGCCGGCTGGGGGCTCGCCTACGTCGACTCCGTCACCGTGCACCACCACCCGTCGACCCGACGGGACGACCCGGGACGGCGGCGGGCGGGGATCTGGCGCAGCCGCGTGCTCACGGCCGTCATGCGGCACCAGGTCCCGGACGTCGCGGGTGTCGTCGGAACCGCGGTCCGGTCCGGCCGGCCCGGCGTCGAAGGGCTCCTGCGCGCCCTTCCGGACCTGCCGGCCGCCCTCCGCCGGCGCCGCCCGATCCCCGAGCAGGTACGCGCCGACCTGCGGACCCTGGCCGGGGGGAAGCAGTGA
- a CDS encoding prenyltransferase, which produces MRATVSWIAGQQDPDGALPWSRGEQLDPWDSVEAAMALDIGGAHDRAVAAYRWLAARQRPDGSWAAEYRDGGETAPAAESNHAGYLAVGAWHSWLLTGDEQLVTALWPAVRRGLDLVTRMQLPGGAIGWALRPDGTVDDTALLTGNASLFQALRCGIALAGLLGEVQPDWEVAVADLGTALRTRPDAFADRSRYSMDWYYPVLGGAVAGAAARDRLAADWDRFVVPGLGARCVSDRPWVTGAETCELALALAAADQPDAATEQVAAMQHLRHDDGSYWTGYVFADDARWPVERTTWTAAAVVLAADALSGTTPASGLFIDPAALPAPGMPDGGVPSAGSLTEGAGTALP; this is translated from the coding sequence GTGCGCGCCACGGTCTCGTGGATCGCCGGCCAACAGGACCCGGACGGCGCGCTGCCGTGGTCCCGGGGCGAGCAGCTCGACCCCTGGGACTCCGTCGAGGCGGCCATGGCGCTCGACATCGGTGGCGCCCACGACCGGGCCGTGGCCGCCTACCGGTGGCTGGCCGCACGCCAGCGGCCGGACGGCTCCTGGGCCGCCGAGTACCGCGACGGCGGCGAGACGGCGCCGGCTGCGGAGAGCAACCACGCCGGCTACCTGGCCGTCGGCGCCTGGCACAGCTGGCTCCTGACCGGCGACGAGCAACTGGTCACCGCGCTGTGGCCGGCGGTGCGCCGCGGGCTGGACCTGGTGACGCGCATGCAGCTGCCCGGTGGGGCCATCGGCTGGGCGCTGCGACCGGACGGGACGGTCGACGACACGGCGCTGCTGACCGGGAACGCCAGCCTCTTCCAGGCGCTGCGCTGCGGCATCGCGCTCGCCGGCCTGCTCGGCGAGGTCCAGCCGGACTGGGAGGTCGCCGTGGCCGATCTGGGGACGGCGCTGCGGACCCGTCCCGACGCCTTCGCCGACCGGTCGCGCTACTCGATGGACTGGTACTACCCGGTCCTGGGCGGCGCGGTCGCCGGGGCGGCGGCCCGGGACCGGCTGGCCGCGGACTGGGACCGCTTCGTCGTCCCCGGACTGGGCGCCCGGTGCGTGTCGGACCGCCCGTGGGTCACCGGTGCCGAGACGTGCGAGCTCGCCCTCGCCCTCGCCGCGGCCGACCAGCCGGACGCCGCGACCGAGCAGGTCGCCGCCATGCAGCACCTGCGGCACGACGACGGCTCCTACTGGACCGGCTACGTCTTCGCCGACGACGCGCGCTGGCCGGTGGAGCGGACCACCTGGACGGCCGCCGCCGTCGTCCTGGCCGCCGACGCCCTGTCCGGTACGACGCCCGCCTCCGGCCTGTTCATCGACCCGGCGGCCCTGCCCGCCCCCGGCATGCCGGACGGCGGTGTGCCGTCGGCCGGTTCGCTGACGGAAGGAGCGGGCACGGCACTTCCGTGA
- a CDS encoding class I SAM-dependent methyltransferase, which yields MLTVDYDRLDLRPGMTVLDLGCGEGRHAFEAYRRGADVIAVDWGVSEVETTKRWLGAIAEAGEAGRAGDGTAARYEVVRGDLLHLPFPDASVDRVMASEVLEHIHDDVAAMAEIFRVLKPGGRVAVTVPRYGPERICWALSDEYHANEGGHIRIYTQPVVRTRLASVGLVPGATHHAHSLHAPYWWLKCAVGVERDSAVVRAYHRLLVWDLTKRPRLTRTAERILDPLLGKSLIVYADKPGTAVGLRGAGAGGAVHATREQTAAAR from the coding sequence TTGCTGACCGTCGACTACGACCGCCTGGACCTGCGGCCGGGGATGACCGTCCTCGACCTGGGCTGCGGCGAGGGCCGGCACGCCTTCGAGGCCTACCGCCGGGGCGCGGACGTGATCGCCGTCGACTGGGGCGTGTCCGAGGTCGAGACGACGAAGCGCTGGCTGGGCGCCATCGCCGAGGCCGGCGAGGCCGGGCGGGCGGGCGACGGTACGGCCGCCCGCTACGAGGTCGTGCGCGGTGACCTCCTGCACCTGCCCTTCCCCGACGCCAGCGTCGACCGCGTCATGGCGTCGGAGGTGCTCGAGCACATCCACGACGACGTCGCCGCGATGGCCGAGATCTTCCGCGTGCTCAAGCCCGGTGGGCGGGTGGCGGTCACCGTGCCGCGCTACGGGCCCGAGCGGATCTGCTGGGCCCTGTCGGACGAGTACCACGCCAACGAGGGCGGGCACATCCGGATCTACACGCAGCCGGTGGTCCGCACGCGGCTCGCGTCGGTGGGTCTGGTGCCCGGCGCCACGCACCACGCGCACTCCCTGCACGCGCCCTACTGGTGGCTCAAGTGCGCGGTGGGGGTAGAGCGGGACTCCGCGGTCGTCCGGGCCTACCACCGGCTGCTGGTCTGGGACCTCACGAAGCGGCCGCGGCTGACGAGGACCGCCGAGCGGATCCTGGACCCGCTCCTCGGCAAGAGCCTGATCGTGTACGCCGACAAGCCCGGGACGGCGGTCGGCCTGCGCGGGGCCGGTGCCGGCGGCGCGGTCCACGCGACGCGGGAGCAGACCGCTGCCGCGCGCTGA
- a CDS encoding glycosyltransferase family 4 protein, whose translation MGRSLRIALLSYRSKPHSGGQGIYVRALSRELTELGHRVEVFSGQPYPELDTGVPLTPLPSLDLYREPDPFRTPRPSEFRDWIDVAEWSAMCTAGFPEPMTFSLRAARHLLPRAGEFDIVHDNQSLGWGLLRLTRAGIPTVATVHHPIAIDRQLELAAAPSLRRKLTLRRWYGFTGMQAQVARRLDAVTTVSENSRRDIATHMGLPASGIAVIPVGIDPEEFRPPPAGQPRDPDSILVITSADVALKGLVHLLESLAKLRTERPVRLTVVGTARAGGPAEAALDRLGLRDAVRFTGPVPETELVELLQRTTVVAIPSLYEGFSLPAIEAMACATPLVTTDAGALPEVVGTRAGLRVRAGDVGELTAALALVLDSPSLAEQLGRAGRRRVLDMFTWRSTAQRTADWYAETLDRKGITC comes from the coding sequence ATGGGACGGTCGTTGCGCATCGCACTGCTGTCCTACCGGAGCAAGCCGCACAGCGGCGGCCAGGGCATCTACGTCCGGGCGCTCTCCCGGGAGCTCACCGAGCTGGGCCACCGGGTCGAAGTCTTCAGCGGCCAGCCCTACCCGGAGCTGGACACGGGTGTCCCGCTGACCCCGTTGCCCAGCCTGGATCTCTACCGCGAGCCCGACCCGTTCCGCACGCCCCGGCCCTCGGAGTTCCGCGACTGGATCGACGTCGCCGAGTGGTCGGCGATGTGCACGGCGGGCTTTCCCGAGCCGATGACCTTCAGCCTGCGGGCGGCCCGGCACCTGCTGCCCCGAGCCGGGGAGTTCGACATCGTCCACGACAACCAGTCGCTCGGGTGGGGCCTGCTGCGGCTCACCAGGGCCGGGATCCCGACGGTCGCGACCGTCCACCACCCGATCGCCATCGACCGGCAGCTCGAGCTCGCCGCCGCGCCGTCGCTGCGCCGCAAGCTCACGCTGCGGCGCTGGTACGGGTTCACCGGCATGCAGGCCCAGGTGGCCCGCCGGCTGGACGCCGTCACCACCGTGTCGGAGAACTCCCGGCGCGACATCGCCACCCACATGGGGCTGCCGGCCTCGGGGATCGCGGTCATCCCGGTCGGGATCGACCCCGAGGAGTTCCGGCCGCCGCCCGCGGGGCAGCCGCGCGACCCCGACTCCATCCTCGTCATCACCAGCGCCGACGTCGCCCTCAAGGGCCTGGTGCACCTCCTGGAGTCGCTGGCCAAGCTGCGCACGGAGCGGCCGGTGCGGCTGACCGTCGTCGGCACCGCGCGGGCGGGCGGCCCGGCCGAGGCCGCGCTGGACCGCCTCGGGCTCCGGGACGCCGTGCGGTTCACCGGTCCCGTGCCGGAGACCGAGCTCGTGGAGCTGTTGCAGCGGACGACGGTCGTGGCCATCCCCTCCCTCTACGAGGGCTTCTCGCTGCCGGCCATCGAGGCGATGGCCTGCGCCACGCCGCTGGTCACGACCGACGCCGGGGCGCTCCCCGAGGTCGTCGGCACCAGGGCGGGTCTGCGCGTGCGGGCCGGCGACGTCGGCGAGCTGACCGCCGCGCTCGCGCTGGTGCTGGACTCGCCGTCGCTGGCCGAGCAGCTGGGCCGGGCCGGCCGCCGGCGGGTCCTGGACATGTTCACCTGGCGGTCGACGGCGCAGCGCACCGCCGACTGGTACGCCGAGACCCTCGACCGCAAGGGGATCACTTGCTGA